The following are encoded in a window of Aneurinibacillus migulanus genomic DNA:
- a CDS encoding aromatic amino acid hydroxylase produces MNIPSHLREFIVDQEYEKYTPINQAVWRYVMRQNRAFLGERAHAAYIDGLRSTGIDVESIPRIEAMNECLSKYGWGAVTIDGFLSSAAFMDFQAHGILPIATDIRTHEHIAYTPAPDILHEAAGHAPILKDKKYASFVKLIGALGAKAMSTKEDYDLYEAIRYLSMLKEDPMATPKQVTEAEERLREAQEAIIEVSEIQLVSRLYWWTVEYGLIGTIDNPQIYGAGLLSSVGESKRCLKPDVKKLPFSLDACIETGYDITDYQPQLFVCRDFDELIYAVKELEKRLACSRGGTESLMKALKSENISTAVYTSGLQVTGVITGLEYDDNDEAIYMQLTGPAALATDNKELPGHGKDYHKDGFGSPIGYLKGSTIPLEEWSDEQVSVYGIVDGSKTELEFESGIHVAGTVKYVQRHQGKIILIGFQNCTVKTSDGKTLFKPEWGTYDMAVGARISSVFSGAADREKFSAHTDKKSLLTKASPQWNEREQKLHEMYQKVRAIRESDTNIERTERELVTIVEALDIEYPEDWLLRLEILEITTQRNIMSDIKSRLHMQLKRLAEQPENKELIENGLMLLSASDSTEQPV; encoded by the coding sequence ATGAACATTCCTTCTCATCTGCGTGAATTTATCGTAGATCAGGAATATGAGAAATACACGCCGATTAATCAGGCTGTTTGGCGCTATGTTATGCGTCAGAATCGTGCATTTCTTGGAGAGAGGGCACATGCTGCCTACATTGATGGTCTTCGTTCTACAGGAATCGACGTAGAGTCAATTCCGCGTATTGAGGCTATGAACGAATGCTTGTCCAAGTATGGCTGGGGAGCCGTGACGATCGATGGCTTTCTTTCTTCCGCGGCATTTATGGATTTTCAAGCACACGGTATTTTGCCGATTGCTACAGATATTCGTACACATGAGCATATTGCCTATACTCCGGCGCCTGATATTTTGCATGAGGCGGCAGGACACGCACCGATATTGAAGGATAAGAAGTATGCTTCCTTTGTGAAGCTTATCGGCGCATTGGGCGCAAAAGCTATGTCGACGAAAGAGGACTATGATTTATATGAAGCGATTCGCTATCTATCAATGTTAAAAGAAGATCCTATGGCTACGCCTAAGCAAGTTACTGAAGCAGAAGAGCGGCTGAGAGAGGCGCAAGAAGCGATTATAGAAGTCTCGGAAATCCAGTTGGTATCCAGGTTGTATTGGTGGACGGTCGAATACGGTCTTATTGGAACGATAGACAATCCGCAGATTTATGGAGCGGGCTTGCTATCCTCCGTAGGGGAAAGTAAGCGTTGCCTAAAACCGGATGTGAAGAAGCTTCCGTTCTCGCTCGATGCCTGTATCGAAACAGGCTATGATATTACGGATTACCAGCCACAACTATTTGTATGCCGCGATTTTGATGAGCTTATCTACGCGGTGAAAGAATTGGAAAAGCGTCTTGCCTGCTCCAGAGGTGGTACGGAAAGCCTGATGAAAGCGCTCAAATCGGAAAACATTTCAACTGCTGTCTATACATCTGGTTTGCAGGTTACCGGTGTGATTACTGGTCTGGAGTATGATGATAATGACGAAGCAATATATATGCAATTAACAGGACCCGCGGCATTGGCAACGGACAATAAAGAACTTCCTGGACATGGCAAAGATTATCATAAGGACGGCTTTGGTTCACCAATCGGATACTTGAAAGGAAGCACTATACCTTTGGAGGAATGGTCAGATGAGCAGGTATCCGTTTATGGTATTGTGGATGGTTCAAAGACGGAACTGGAATTCGAGTCTGGTATCCATGTTGCAGGTACAGTTAAATACGTACAGCGCCATCAAGGCAAAATTATTCTAATAGGGTTCCAGAACTGTACCGTTAAAACGTCTGACGGGAAAACGTTGTTTAAGCCGGAATGGGGCACTTATGATATGGCGGTTGGCGCCCGAATTTCCTCTGTATTTTCCGGAGCCGCGGATCGGGAAAAATTCTCGGCACATACCGATAAAAAATCCTTGCTAACCAAAGCATCTCCACAGTGGAATGAACGTGAGCAAAAGCTGCACGAGATGTATCAAAAAGTACGTGCTATCCGTGAAAGCGATACGAACATCGAAAGAACAGAACGGGAGCTTGTAACGATTGTAGAAGCGCTGGATATAGAGTATCCGGAGGATTGGTTGCTTCGCCTGGAAATTCTTGAGATTACTACACAAAGAAATATAATGTCGGATATAAAGAGTCGTTTGCATATGCAATTGAAGCGGTTGGCAGAGCAGCCGGAAAACAAAGAACTAATCGAGAACGGCCTCATGTTGCTTAGTGCCTCCGATTCGACAGAGCAGCCTGTCTAG
- a CDS encoding amino acid permease: MDLFRKKSIKDFTAKKEGSLKKALGAVDLTMLGIGCIVGTGIFVLTGVAAAEHAGPALVLSFIVSGLACVFAALCYSEFASSMPMTGSAYTYSYATFGEFMAWILGWAMILEYGLAASAVASGWSGYFQGLIAGFGIELPTAITSAYDAGKGTYIDIPAITIVLLITFLLTRGIRESARVNNIMVVVKVAVVLLFIAVGAWYVKPENWTPFMPFGFSGVAAGAASVFFAYLGFDAVASAAEEVKNPQRNMPIGIISSLAVCTILYIIVSLILTGIVPFTELNVKNPVAFALNYIQQDWVAGFISIGAITGITTVLLVLLYAQTRLFFAMSRDGLLPKTMARVNPVTKTPVANTWMTGLLAALFGGLIPLHKLAELVNIGTLFAYIVVSIGVLVLRRTQPDLPRAFRVPFVPFIPILAVLFCGYLIANLPAITWFGFFVWLGLGIVVYFSYGYKNSVLGKGKHTHSDENEQEGYKAKEEAL; encoded by the coding sequence ATGGACTTATTTCGCAAAAAATCCATTAAAGATTTTACTGCCAAGAAAGAAGGCTCATTGAAAAAAGCGCTTGGTGCTGTCGATTTAACGATGTTAGGCATTGGTTGCATTGTTGGAACAGGAATTTTCGTGCTGACGGGGGTAGCTGCGGCGGAACATGCCGGACCTGCCCTTGTTCTCTCCTTTATTGTCTCAGGTCTTGCCTGCGTATTTGCTGCGTTATGCTATTCGGAATTCGCCTCTAGTATGCCGATGACTGGCAGCGCTTACACGTATAGCTATGCTACATTTGGTGAATTCATGGCATGGATTCTGGGCTGGGCAATGATATTGGAATATGGATTGGCAGCTTCAGCAGTTGCCAGCGGGTGGTCCGGATATTTTCAGGGACTTATTGCGGGCTTTGGCATCGAACTTCCGACCGCGATAACGAGTGCCTATGATGCGGGAAAAGGAACCTATATCGATATCCCAGCTATCACTATCGTGTTGTTGATTACGTTTTTGCTTACACGAGGAATTCGTGAATCGGCACGTGTAAACAACATTATGGTCGTCGTAAAAGTAGCTGTCGTTTTACTGTTCATTGCCGTTGGTGCCTGGTACGTAAAACCTGAAAACTGGACACCGTTTATGCCATTCGGATTCTCCGGGGTGGCTGCCGGTGCAGCGAGCGTATTTTTCGCCTATCTCGGATTCGATGCAGTAGCTTCGGCGGCAGAAGAAGTAAAAAATCCGCAACGTAATATGCCGATTGGCATTATTTCTTCACTTGCTGTCTGTACGATTCTATATATTATTGTTTCTCTTATTCTTACGGGAATTGTACCGTTTACTGAACTGAATGTGAAAAACCCGGTGGCGTTTGCTTTGAACTACATCCAGCAGGACTGGGTTGCAGGTTTTATTTCCATCGGGGCAATTACGGGAATTACGACAGTCCTGCTTGTACTATTATATGCACAAACACGGCTTTTTTTCGCCATGAGTCGGGATGGGCTACTTCCTAAGACGATGGCAAGAGTCAATCCTGTAACCAAAACACCCGTAGCGAATACATGGATGACAGGCTTGTTGGCCGCTTTATTCGGCGGATTGATTCCGCTGCATAAGCTGGCCGAACTGGTGAATATTGGGACGCTATTCGCTTATATAGTCGTATCTATAGGCGTGCTTGTTTTGCGTAGAACGCAGCCGGATTTGCCACGTGCATTTAGAGTGCCTTTTGTGCCGTTCATTCCTATTCTCGCTGTCCTGTTTTGTGGGTATTTAATTGCGAATCTGCCAGCTATAACATGGTTTGGATTTTTTGTATGGTTGGGACTTGGCATCGTAGTATATTTTTCATATGGTTATAAAAACAGTGTGTTGGGCAAGGGAAAGCACACACATTCGGACGAAAATGAACAAGAAGGATATAAAGCGAAAGAGGAGGCTTTATGA
- a CDS encoding flavin reductase family protein, producing MNVEPSTLPWNEAYKLMIGSILPRPIAFVSTINEAGQANLAPFSFFTAISADPMLVCFSPMLRGTDGARKDTLNNIEATREFVINIVSEKIVKQMNDCAIEYPPDVDEFDAVGLTRQSSQIVKPPRVAESDVHLECVLHDVLHFGDKPGGGSLVIGQVVNIYVKDELYFDGKIDTVKLQPVGRMAGQVYTRAMADTFVLERKKQPTK from the coding sequence ATGAACGTTGAGCCAAGTACGTTGCCTTGGAATGAGGCGTATAAATTGATGATCGGTTCTATTTTACCACGCCCGATTGCCTTTGTTTCGACGATAAACGAAGCAGGTCAGGCTAATCTTGCACCGTTTAGCTTTTTTACGGCGATTTCTGCAGATCCGATGCTGGTTTGCTTTTCACCTATGCTCCGAGGCACAGATGGTGCGCGTAAAGACACCTTGAACAACATTGAGGCAACACGCGAATTCGTTATAAATATTGTCAGTGAGAAAATCGTCAAACAAATGAATGATTGTGCCATCGAATATCCGCCTGACGTAGATGAATTCGATGCTGTCGGTCTCACTAGGCAAAGCAGTCAAATCGTAAAGCCGCCCCGTGTAGCGGAAAGCGATGTGCATTTGGAGTGCGTACTTCATGATGTACTGCACTTTGGCGACAAGCCAGGTGGAGGCAGTCTCGTAATCGGGCAGGTTGTTAACATTTATGTTAAAGATGAATTGTATTTTGACGGTAAAATCGATACCGTGAAGCTGCAACCGGTTGGGCGTATGGCAGGCCAGGTCTACACAAGGGCGATGGCGGATACGTTTGTTTTAGAAAGAAAGAAGCAACCGACTAAATAA
- a CDS encoding homogentisate 1,2-dioxygenase has protein sequence MPHYVKMGNIPHKRHTQFRKPDGGLYYEQLMGTKGFSGIQSLIYHINPPTQVTKATKIKDIHLEFEDKDALAHRHFRTWNTEAGGDFYEARKIMLANEDLAIGVARPNKQMSYYYRNGEGDEMLYVHEGKGKIESIFGELSFYPGDYIIIPIGTTYRVVLETEEARFLVVESNSAIVPPKRYRNEHGQLLEHSPYCERDFRTPEKIEAKDEKGEFEVRVRAQGMLTSYMFDFHPLDAVGWDGYLYPYAFSIHDFEPITGRVHQPPPVHQTFEAWNYVVCSFVPRLYDYHPEAIPAPYVHSNVESDEVLYYADGDFMSRRGIEEGSITLHPSGLPHGPHPGKMEESIGKKETKELAVMIDTFRPLRVVKQAHDYEDKNYMYSWLPQK, from the coding sequence ATGCCACATTACGTAAAAATGGGCAACATCCCACATAAACGTCATACACAATTCCGGAAGCCAGACGGTGGACTGTATTATGAGCAACTAATGGGAACAAAAGGATTCTCTGGAATCCAATCGCTCATCTATCATATTAATCCGCCTACCCAGGTAACAAAAGCGACAAAAATCAAAGACATTCATCTGGAATTTGAAGATAAGGATGCACTTGCGCATCGCCATTTCCGTACATGGAATACAGAGGCAGGCGGAGATTTTTATGAAGCACGCAAGATTATGCTGGCCAATGAGGATCTTGCAATCGGGGTCGCGCGACCAAATAAACAAATGTCGTACTACTATCGCAATGGAGAAGGGGATGAAATGCTATACGTCCATGAGGGAAAAGGCAAAATCGAAAGCATTTTCGGTGAGCTCTCCTTCTATCCAGGTGATTACATTATTATCCCGATCGGAACCACATATCGAGTCGTTCTTGAAACGGAAGAAGCGCGGTTTCTAGTAGTGGAATCGAACTCCGCGATTGTTCCGCCGAAAAGGTACCGCAATGAGCATGGTCAACTTCTTGAACATTCCCCATACTGTGAGCGCGACTTTAGAACGCCAGAGAAGATTGAAGCTAAAGATGAGAAGGGCGAGTTCGAGGTGCGTGTGCGTGCCCAAGGAATGCTGACATCGTATATGTTCGATTTTCACCCGCTTGATGCGGTCGGTTGGGATGGGTATCTTTATCCATACGCATTTAGTATCCACGATTTTGAACCGATTACGGGCCGCGTCCATCAGCCGCCGCCGGTTCATCAAACGTTTGAAGCATGGAATTATGTTGTCTGCTCGTTCGTTCCGCGCCTGTACGATTACCATCCAGAAGCTATTCCTGCCCCGTATGTACACAGCAATGTAGAAAGCGATGAGGTGTTATATTATGCGGATGGAGACTTCATGAGCCGCCGTGGTATTGAGGAAGGGTCCATTACTTTGCACCCGAGCGGCTTACCGCACGGTCCACATCCGGGCAAGATGGAAGAGAGCATCGGCAAAAAAGAAACGAAAGAGCTAGCGGTTATGATCGATACATTCCGTCCGCTCCGTGTGGTAAAGCAAGCGCACGACTATGAAGATAAAAACTACATGTACAGCTGGTTACCGCAAAAATAA
- the hisC gene encoding histidinol-phosphate transaminase, giving the protein MSVARHQKIIARKQLETVGVYKPGKPIEEVKRELGLSRIVKLASNENPLGYSPRAREAMLREMDAITFYPEGTAPMLAHRLAEKLQVNPNQIIVGNGSDEILHLLTRSYIRESDEAIMADITFPRYETNVKIEGGVPRLVPLIDGIHDLNGMLAAINEKTRMIFVCNPNNPTGTIVGKAHLQSFIQQVPDHIILVIDEAYFEYVTDNDYLDCASIVASYPNVIVLRTFSKIYGLAALRIGYGVMHPAFVQELMKVKEPFNTNRMAQAAALASIDDENFVEECKAQNDEGRRYIEQETAKLGLGYFPSQGNFVMIKLPCSGEEVFQALLRKGIIVRPGEALGLARTIRVSVGTFEENELFIQTLREVMP; this is encoded by the coding sequence ATGTCTGTAGCAAGACATCAAAAGATTATAGCAAGAAAACAATTGGAAACTGTAGGCGTCTATAAGCCTGGTAAACCGATTGAGGAAGTGAAGAGAGAACTGGGGCTAAGCCGCATCGTTAAACTAGCCTCCAATGAAAATCCACTCGGCTATTCGCCCCGTGCAAGAGAAGCGATGTTGCGTGAGATGGATGCTATCACTTTCTATCCTGAAGGCACTGCACCTATGCTTGCGCACAGGCTGGCGGAAAAGCTTCAGGTGAATCCGAACCAGATTATTGTCGGTAATGGCTCCGATGAAATTCTTCATCTTCTAACACGCAGCTATATTCGTGAAAGCGATGAAGCGATTATGGCTGATATCACATTTCCGCGTTATGAAACCAATGTGAAAATAGAAGGTGGCGTACCCAGACTTGTCCCGCTTATCGATGGTATACATGATTTAAACGGCATGCTGGCTGCGATTAATGAAAAAACACGTATGATTTTCGTATGCAATCCGAACAATCCGACAGGGACCATCGTAGGCAAAGCTCATTTGCAATCGTTTATTCAGCAAGTACCGGACCATATCATCCTTGTTATTGATGAAGCGTATTTTGAATACGTAACGGATAACGATTATCTTGACTGTGCCTCCATCGTCGCTTCTTATCCGAATGTAATCGTGCTGCGAACCTTCTCTAAGATTTATGGACTGGCTGCGTTACGGATTGGCTACGGTGTTATGCATCCAGCCTTTGTTCAGGAGCTTATGAAGGTAAAAGAGCCTTTCAATACGAATCGGATGGCGCAAGCTGCTGCGCTCGCCTCTATAGACGATGAGAATTTTGTGGAAGAGTGTAAAGCACAGAATGATGAAGGGCGTAGATACATAGAACAGGAAACCGCAAAGCTCGGGCTTGGCTACTTCCCGTCACAGGGAAACTTCGTGATGATAAAGCTTCCTTGTTCCGGTGAAGAGGTCTTTCAGGCACTTCTGCGCAAAGGTATAATTGTTCGGCCTGGAGAAGCACTTGGGCTTGCCAGAACGATTCGAGTTTCGGTGGGTACTTTCGAAGAGAATGAATTATTTATTCAAACATTACGTGAAGTCATGCCATAA
- a CDS encoding fumarylacetoacetate hydrolase family protein gives MKLVSYYTSDYKRIRAGWIHNSSVYDLEETYLHLAETRGEDISSPVSLLDYLNLPQLRKNWLIDLDKTTEITLPTVGKEQEIKFAAPIPRPASFRDFYAFEEHVKTARKKRGLDMIPEWYDFPVFYFSNVSAIKGPDEPVEKPEYTEWLDYELEVACVIGKEGRNIKRGEASEYIEGFMVLNDWSARDIQRQEVKVGLGPAKGKDFATSMGPYLVTKDELEERRSGEHYDLEMKASVNGVLLSQGNMKSLYFSFAQMIERASEACTLYPGDIIGSGTVGTGCILELGTEAHRWLQKGDVVELSIEKLGVLRNEII, from the coding sequence ATGAAACTTGTCAGTTATTATACATCAGACTATAAAAGAATAAGAGCAGGATGGATTCATAATAGCAGCGTTTATGATTTGGAGGAAACGTACCTTCACTTGGCAGAAACGAGAGGGGAAGACATCTCCTCTCCTGTTTCCTTGCTTGATTATTTGAACCTACCCCAATTAAGAAAGAATTGGCTAATCGATCTGGATAAGACAACAGAGATAACTCTCCCTACTGTGGGAAAAGAACAAGAAATTAAATTTGCAGCTCCAATACCTCGCCCGGCTAGCTTCCGGGATTTTTATGCCTTTGAGGAGCACGTTAAAACAGCACGGAAAAAACGAGGGTTGGACATGATTCCAGAATGGTACGATTTCCCTGTTTTTTATTTTTCTAATGTGTCAGCCATTAAAGGCCCAGATGAACCAGTAGAAAAACCAGAGTATACAGAATGGCTGGACTATGAGTTAGAAGTAGCCTGTGTTATTGGTAAGGAAGGTCGTAATATTAAGCGGGGAGAAGCATCGGAATATATCGAGGGTTTCATGGTTCTCAATGACTGGAGTGCAAGAGATATACAGCGCCAAGAAGTAAAGGTAGGCTTGGGTCCGGCGAAAGGCAAAGACTTCGCTACTTCGATGGGGCCGTACCTTGTAACAAAGGATGAATTGGAAGAACGACGCAGTGGCGAGCATTATGATTTGGAAATGAAAGCTTCAGTAAATGGGGTCTTGCTATCCCAAGGCAATATGAAATCTTTGTACTTCTCCTTCGCTCAGATGATTGAACGTGCTTCAGAAGCATGTACCTTATATCCAGGAGATATCATCGGTTCAGGAACGGTGGGTACAGGTTGCATTCTTGAGCTTGGTACGGAGGCGCATCGCTGGCTGCAAAAAGGCGATGTTGTAGAACTGTCGATCGAGAAGCTGGGCGTGCTCCGTAATGAAATTATCTAA
- the hppD gene encoding 4-hydroxyphenylpyruvate dioxygenase, with translation MSKELSDVKKLAKEEIFPVQDIHHVEIYTGNAKQAAYYYCRAFGFNVKAYRGLETGCRDRVSYVVEQGTIRFVLTGALEDTNEVADFIKLHGEGAKDIALRVENVEDAYKGAIERGAIAIREPWTESDENGLVKKAVIGTYGDTIHTLIETADYNGIFLPGYQPAEFDIPSTFTGLVGLDHIVGNVERMDEWTSYYEKVFGFSVLKQFDDEDISTEYSALMSKVMTNGTGRIKFPINEPAEGKRKSQIQEYLDFYKGPGVQHLALLTNDIISTVKALKENGVEFLYTPDTYYEELSNRVGEIDEDIKRLQELNILVDRDDEGYLLQIFTKPIVDRPTLFIEIIQRKGALGFGDGNFKALFESIEREQERRGNI, from the coding sequence ATGTCTAAAGAGTTGTCCGATGTTAAAAAATTAGCCAAAGAGGAAATCTTCCCCGTACAGGATATTCATCATGTAGAAATTTATACAGGAAATGCAAAACAAGCAGCATATTATTACTGTCGTGCTTTTGGTTTCAATGTAAAAGCATATCGTGGTCTAGAAACGGGATGTAGAGACCGCGTATCATATGTTGTTGAACAAGGAACGATCCGCTTCGTATTAACCGGTGCACTGGAAGATACCAATGAAGTTGCTGATTTTATTAAACTTCATGGCGAAGGAGCAAAAGATATCGCTTTGAGAGTGGAGAATGTGGAGGATGCGTACAAAGGAGCGATTGAACGCGGAGCCATTGCTATTCGCGAGCCATGGACAGAAAGTGATGAGAATGGATTGGTAAAAAAAGCGGTGATTGGTACATATGGAGATACCATCCACACGCTCATCGAAACAGCAGACTATAACGGTATTTTCTTACCAGGTTACCAACCTGCCGAATTCGATATTCCTTCTACTTTTACAGGCCTTGTAGGACTCGACCATATTGTAGGTAATGTAGAACGTATGGATGAGTGGACATCGTACTACGAAAAAGTATTCGGCTTCAGCGTACTGAAACAATTCGACGATGAAGACATTTCTACAGAATACTCGGCATTAATGTCCAAAGTAATGACAAATGGAACAGGACGTATTAAATTCCCGATTAATGAACCGGCCGAAGGAAAACGTAAATCTCAAATTCAAGAATATCTTGATTTCTATAAAGGCCCAGGGGTACAGCATCTAGCGCTTCTGACAAACGATATTATTTCAACTGTAAAAGCTCTTAAAGAAAATGGTGTAGAATTCCTCTACACACCAGATACGTACTATGAAGAATTGTCAAACCGTGTAGGTGAAATTGACGAGGATATTAAGAGGCTGCAGGAACTAAATATTCTTGTTGACCGCGATGATGAAGGATATCTCCTCCAAATTTTCACTAAACCGATTGTTGATCGCCCGACGCTGTTCATTGAAATTATCCAACGCAAAGGTGCGCTTGGCTTTGGAGACGGGAACTTTAAAGCACTGTTTGAATCCATTGAACGTGAACAGGAACGCAGAGGCAACATCTAA